One region of Roseovarius faecimaris genomic DNA includes:
- a CDS encoding DNA polymerase IV — MPSLCRDCLTRFEDAPRCPSCRSPRVLMHDELFELSIAHMDCDAFYASVEKRDHPELMDKPVIIGGGRRGVVSTACYVARIRGVHSAMPMFKALKLCPDAVVIKPRMSVYADVSKQIRAMMEELTPDIEPLSLDEAFLDLTGTARLHGAPPAVMLARLVKRMKDELGLTGSIGLSHNKFLAKVASDLEKPRGFSVIGKAETADFLRDKPVGLIWGVGQVTQTALKTAGIHTFADLLRWEREDLTARFGSMGERLWHLARGQDRRRVSANVPVKSVSKETTFFEDTSDPDILDGHLWRLSEQVADRCKAKGIAGRVVTLKLKRADFSLISRRLALRDATQMADTVYRTSRGLFDQVEGRGPYRLIGVGLSHLVSEGDADRSGDLLDPDGARRSRAERATDEIRRKFGADAIRKGRSLR; from the coding sequence ATGCCAAGCCTATGCCGTGATTGCCTGACCCGGTTTGAAGACGCCCCTCGCTGTCCGTCTTGTCGCAGCCCGCGTGTGCTGATGCATGACGAGCTGTTCGAGTTGTCTATCGCCCATATGGATTGCGATGCGTTTTATGCAAGTGTCGAGAAACGCGATCACCCTGAATTGATGGACAAGCCCGTGATCATCGGCGGCGGGCGGCGCGGGGTTGTGTCGACCGCCTGTTACGTGGCGCGCATACGCGGCGTGCATTCAGCAATGCCCATGTTCAAAGCGCTCAAGCTGTGCCCGGACGCGGTAGTGATCAAGCCGCGCATGTCGGTCTATGCGGATGTTTCAAAGCAGATCCGCGCCATGATGGAGGAACTCACCCCAGATATCGAACCGCTCTCGCTTGATGAGGCCTTTCTGGATCTCACCGGAACCGCCCGCCTGCATGGGGCCCCGCCTGCGGTGATGCTGGCGCGTCTGGTCAAGCGCATGAAAGACGAACTGGGCCTGACCGGTTCCATAGGCCTGTCGCATAACAAGTTTCTGGCCAAGGTGGCCTCGGACCTGGAAAAGCCTCGTGGCTTTTCAGTGATTGGCAAGGCAGAGACGGCCGATTTCCTTCGCGACAAGCCGGTCGGACTGATCTGGGGTGTGGGGCAAGTGACACAAACGGCGCTGAAAACGGCGGGTATCCACACTTTCGCCGATCTCTTGCGCTGGGAAAGGGAGGACCTGACAGCGCGGTTCGGATCCATGGGCGAGCGGCTCTGGCATCTGGCACGAGGACAGGACCGGCGACGTGTCTCGGCGAATGTGCCGGTGAAATCCGTCTCGAAAGAGACGACCTTCTTCGAGGACACATCCGATCCGGACATCCTCGACGGGCATTTGTGGCGATTGTCAGAACAGGTCGCGGATCGTTGCAAAGCCAAGGGAATTGCCGGCCGCGTGGTCACGCTCAAGCTCAAACGTGCCGATTTTTCCCTGATATCCCGGCGGCTCGCGCTGCGGGATGCCACGCAGATGGCAGATACGGTCTATCGAACGTCGCGAGGGCTGTTCGATCAGGTCGAGGGGCGCGGCCCTTACCGGCTGATCGGTGTGGGCCTGAGCCATCTTGTCTCCGAAGGCGACGCGGACCGATCCGGCGATCTTCTGGACCCGGATGGTGCGCGGCGCAGTCGGGCGGAACGTGCAACGGATGAAATACGCCGCAAATTCGGGGCGGATGCCATTCGCAAAGGCCGGTCACTGCGCTGA
- a CDS encoding NUDIX hydrolase — MGAPDNRDFAGAKLALFIDDRLLVLRRDDKPGLPWPGYLDLPGGGKEAGESPEACVLRETREEVGLVLTREQLVWKRFYPDDPTPAWFFAAHLPSEAEAEIALGDEGQGWMLMPPEAYVANQEAVPHFRLRVRDYLEFRNIRTT, encoded by the coding sequence ATGGGCGCGCCCGACAACAGAGACTTCGCAGGGGCCAAACTGGCGTTGTTCATCGACGACCGGCTGTTGGTGCTTCGGCGAGATGACAAACCGGGCTTGCCCTGGCCGGGATATCTCGATTTGCCCGGAGGTGGCAAGGAAGCAGGCGAAAGCCCCGAAGCATGCGTTTTGCGGGAAACGCGTGAAGAGGTGGGCCTGGTCCTGACGAGGGAACAGCTCGTGTGGAAGCGGTTTTATCCTGACGATCCGACGCCCGCCTGGTTTTTTGCGGCACATCTGCCGTCTGAGGCCGAAGCAGAGATTGCCCTGGGTGATGAAGGACAGGGCTGGATGCTGATGCCACCCGAGGCGTATGTCGCCAATCAGGAAGCGGTGCCGCATTTCCGCCTGCGGGTTCGCGACTATCTGGAATTCAGGAACATCCGCACCACGTGA